The stretch of DNA TCTCATTCGACGGCAGCTTAACAGTGCTTTCAGCCCACGACGCCACCGTAACCTTAGCCTACGACACCACCTTCGGCGGCGCAAGCCACCGCAACTGCACCTGGATGGACGCTAACTATGGCTGGAGCAACCCAGACTTCAAAAGCAGATGTGGAGAATCACTCAATCTGGCAGTGAACATGGTGGCGGATGCACTGCATAGCCTCTACGTGGAAACATACCCTGCGCAGATTACCCCAAGCCCAGCGCCGACAGACACGCCTTCGCCCTCCACATCCCCCACAGCTACACCCGCGGTTCCCGAGTTTCCAGTGGTCCAAATCCTGCTTGCAGCAATGGCGGCGCTTCTGGCATTAACTATTGCCTCCAAAAAATATGTGCCTAAACCTCGATGAAGCTGTAGCTAGAGGTCTTGGCTTTTTCCCTGCATGCAATAGTAGAGTTGGCTCAGCGAGTTGTTAAGGTAGACGGGGCAGGTGGCGCAGATGCAGCCTACGGAGCTGGCGTTCTGGTTTGCTTTGCCTCGGGCACAGAAGAGGGTGCCGGTTAATTTCGATTTTAGGTATGTGGGGCAGCTGGGACAGATGCATAACGCTGCGTTTTCTTGGTTATCTAAAACTGGGTTACCCAATAGCTCACCATAACCAAGTGGCGATGCAGACGTAATATGGATATGTGGCTAACACAGAGCAGTTACATTAATTATCAAGTAAAAAGCCGTTTCAGCTCTGAGACCTTGATGCGCACTCGGTGCTGCGATTGGGCTATTCCTTGTGCATTACTAATGCACACCATATGAATTTTGGTGCGGTTGCCGGGATTTGAACCCGGGTGGCCAGCTTGGGAAGCTGGAGTCCTA from Candidatus Bathyarchaeota archaeon encodes:
- a CDS encoding DUF2769 domain-containing protein codes for the protein MGNPVLDNQENAALCICPSCPTYLKSKLTGTLFCARGKANQNASSVGCICATCPVYLNNSLSQLYYCMQGKSQDL